A segment of the Elaeis guineensis isolate ETL-2024a chromosome 6, EG11, whole genome shotgun sequence genome:
ACACTATGTTGTTGTAGTCCCAATTATTCTCTCAGTCTTCCACCCTCATGCTAAACTGTATCTGTTTCTTCTGCTGTAATAGTATCAGTTGGCATGTCATTCTGTAAGTATGGGTGTCTCGAAAATAATTCTATCAGAGATGATGCATATGTTTCAATGGTTGGCTTTTGTCAGTTCATATTTTTCAAAGCTCACTTCAAAGTTCATTCTGAAATTTGTAAATCTGTCCTTTGTTTTAGTTGAAGTGCTAATTAAGAACTAGAAGTTTTCTTGGAAAATGGGGTGGAGTCTCTTTTGGGTAAAGAGGCGATTGCAAGGCAGCATGTCACAATTTTTAGACATTTCTAATAAAACATGGTGGTGGATTTTTATCTTGTAATTATGTGATATTAACTTGAGTCTAACTTTGACCGAACAGGTATCTGAAACACTTCCTGAAGAGGTTCTTGCAAAGATGAGTGCACCACCTAAGAGTGATGTACCAATCATCACACCAAAGGAACTTGCTGAGGCCGATGGGTTAATCTTTGGGTTCCCAACCAGATTTGGTATGATGGCAGCACAGTTCAAAGCATTTCTTGATGCAACTGGAAGTCTCTGGAGAATGCAGCAGCTTGCAGGGAAGCCTGCAGGAATCTTCTACAGCACTGGATCTCAAGGTGGCGGACAAGAGACTACCCCGTAAGCTCTTATTTGGCTCTATTATTATGAACAATTTGGACTTCTTGAATTGCTTATTTACACTATTGGAGCATGTCCTGAAATTCTCAAGTCTGCTATTCAGCACAACAACATTTTCTGGACTAAAACAAGATGATGTTTCTGGAAAAATAAACTCTGTTGCCTTGACCATCCTCATGTCCAACAACTTGTCCATTTGAAGAGTTATGTTTCCCCTGGCTGTGCCATATATGTGAAATATATAATTCCCATGCATAAAACTTCTCCTTGAAGACAGCCTTAGCATGTATGGTTGCCAAGGTCACACCATTACAATGAATATTGCCTCAAAATTTCATATGATTAATCCAACTTTAAAAGATGGCTAAAATGATTCTTCCTTGACCATCACTTGCTATCCAGATTTGTAAGCATGTTGGGCTTTTCCAATTCCACCATTTCCATACTTCTTATTTATTATTGTCATCCAACTCATTGCGCATATAAAAATCACTAACTTAAATGTAGTTTTAGTTTcgcgaaaaaaaaaaggaaaagaaaacctAGTCAAAGTTCTGTTTTTGCATCTGTCCTTACCTTTTACAAGTCTCTATGATTCCATAGCATTTCTAATTCATTGTTCATATAGAATTTGGCAGGCATACTCCAATAATAAATTGAAGAAAAAGCGGTGCTGTTGTCATGACATAACATTATTACCCGTAGATCATGTAttgttattttaaaaaataatgaattTTGTATAACACTTGCAAGATAAACAGATTTTTTTCGCTATTTCCTATTTGGTAGGTTAACAGCCATAACTCAGCTGGTCCACCATGGAATGATCTTTGTGCCTATTGGGTACACTTTTGGAGCTGGTATGTTTGAGATGGAGAGGGTGAAGGGAGGCAGCCCCTATGGAGCTGGAACATTTGCTGGGGATGGTTCAAGATGCCCAACCGAGCTTGAACTGGAGCAAGCTTTCCACCAGGGAAAGTACTTTGCTGTGATCGCAAAAAAGCTCAAGGGTTCTGCCTGATCTGCTCATACCTCCATGCAAAGTCATTTGCAGTTTTATATAACTCAGTATAGTCTTTCTTTTGTCATTTACCATTGGGTCAAAGTAATTGTGGGCATTGCTAAAATTTTTAGCCAGTgagcttttatatatatatatcttctgtCAGTACAATGGTTCTTACATAAAGGTGGCTGTTGTGTTCATGGTAATATAATGTAATGAGTTGTTTTCTTGTGACCATTAGTGAAGTGTCTAtttgtttgttttttcttttgtaatATTTCCTTTCTGCTATGATATTCGCCTCTGTTCGCGCATGTGTTTTTATAAGCAGCACCTTAAATGGTTAATCATGTTTTGTTAGTTGACAGGAAATTATCATATCTTAATAGTCAAATTTTGTTTCTCACtgcctttatttttttgatgcaaaAGAGTTAGGGAAAACCTAACGCAGCAGTTGGTATATTAGTTTAGAAAATAGTtactacattatatatatatatatatatatatatatatatatatatatatatatatatatatatatatataggttacAGTGACTAACTCACTAGTGACACCTACCAAAAACAAAATAGGCTGATTATTGTTCTTTTGGATATCTCTATTCTTCCGGTGTTGTTGTGCAAGTCTTGGTTTTTAACATGTCAAGAAGCATTTGCAGATCTTTCAAATGTACATTTTCCTGATTTCTCACTGCCTTTATGAAACGCTGCATTGGTAAGAGAATCCTTAAAAATCAGTGTTTCATTTATTattattgggatataccgactgactccTGTACGTCGATTTATCTTCGGACTGATCCGACCGACGCCTGACTCTACCGatcggaccgacggacgactTCGACAATGACTTTGACAGATGACTGCCGATAATATCCGATCGAAGATGTGCCGGTCGAACAGATCCATGCTGTTTTCGATCGGTCGAGCGACCGAACTCGtaccaccgactcactgtcggggctggcagccgacgtccgacttctgcaaggcaccagatcagccgacagtGTCTCCGAattatcacccgacgtcccggcagtcaaataccgacatatagtcggctagcccgtccaaacgccgtacaaccgttatgggcagttgtcctgtcaaggacgtgcGGTATGGCCGTCCTGAGGCATTGTTCTgtcaaggacatggattaatcccagtgacttgacaatctacggtgatttgacagcctccgatgacttgacaactccccagttgtctgcatcattaatggcgggatcataccgcattctactataaaatggggtaaggcaatagTCTTGGTAAGTTTCAaacaagctttctcaagctctctggGGCGTCTTTATGCTcttgaactctctctctctctccctctcgctgAGTTTCACTGttacctagtctcctctctgacttgaccgtcggagggtccccatcggagGCATCTTTGGTCAGTgaaaatttttcttgcaggtgcgcgacaccGACGATGGAATGATGGGGGGATTGGCCACAACAATTGTGATTTTTACCACGAGAGTCTGACTTATTATGATACAAAATTggggctatatatatatatatatatatatatatatatttggacgGAAACATTTGCttgtaatatatacatatattacagGGACTCTAATTTGTCCTGTTTTTGCTATAATTCTGGTATCTAGagtgaataaaaaaataagcTTAAGTTGGACTTCAAATTTAAAAACTCTTGCTTGTTTGATTGCTAACCTCCTTTCTTTGTTGCCAAAGTTAAAGATTTAGGAGGGTCGCTCAGCATCCACCACTTGCCACTATTATTCTTGCAACATACATTATTGTCCAACAACCAACTTGGCCTGTTTCCCAACAACCTCAGAATTCCTAGTCAGAAATTTTCACAAGCTATCTGAATCGTAAATTTGGAATTACATTTTCCATCATAATTTTCTGGACAGTTCATAAATTCTTAACAATTTTTCTTGTTTTTTCACAGAATAATGAGGGCTCTTTTTAACAGCGAGTCCTATCGTTAGACGTTTAATCTGCTATCAATTGGGAAGTAAATTAGTGGGAGAACAATCGATAAGCTTTTGTGTTTCTCAATATCTAAAGAAAGCTTATAAATATTTTAAGGATTATGCTGCTGAGGTatagtttcaggattagatcggATAATGAAATGATGCGCTCGACCCACTTCCTAACCTGTTTAAGTAACCTTTTGAACAACAGCGAGCGTTTTGACGGTGCTGTGCCATGAAGATATTACTTCTGTTTCATTAATGCCCATCTCCTGCTTTAGTTGCTGCCCTTTTCAATCAGTACTTTAATAGGAGATGTTACGGGGACCGGCGCTGACATCAGAAagcaagaaataaaaaagaaaaaaaaaatgttgcacATTTTTGAAAACTCTAAGATTATCGTGCCATACCGTTTTATTTTCGAAAACTCTGGCCGATGTCAAGCTGGCTGAGGAAAGACGTAATGTGATGTCAGACCATGCGACAGTGCTCAATTTTGAAACTCGAAATGATTttgtaatttaatttataataaattttaattcggATGGTGGGACAGGTATAGAGTACTGGATGGTATTAAATCCTCCCggtctcaatatttttttttaaaaaggtttAATTTGTTCAATTTGAATTGTCTGTGATAATGTTTCGGTTCACTTGCCAAGGAAGCTAATATCTCGGAGCTCCTATTAAAAAAAGTTCGGCTTATTGGCTATTAAAGTTGTATCTAATGGAACCTGACCAATAAAGTGCTACCGAGCGCAAGTGGGTGGACGGTTGGAAAGTTCTGGTATTCTATCTACATTCAGTAAAAATAATTAGAGAATCTTTGGATAATTCTATGAAATCTTGTTAAATTCATGAATTGGGAACACCAAATCAGAGTACAAGGAAGGGCAAGAGAAGGGAGAGGATGAGACGTTCAATCCAGAAAAATTATATTAACAAACTGGAGATTAAGTCTTGACACAATTTAAGATTGAACtctcaaatatttaaataattatagatatttttttatacttt
Coding sequences within it:
- the LOC105046963 gene encoding probable NAD(P)H dehydrogenase (quinone) FQR1-like 1, which encodes MATKVYIVYYSMYGHVEKLAEEIKKGASSVEGVEVKLWQVSETLPEEVLAKMSAPPKSDVPIITPKELAEADGLIFGFPTRFGMMAAQFKAFLDATGSLWRMQQLAGKPAGIFYSTGSQGGGQETTPLTAITQLVHHGMIFVPIGYTFGAGMFEMERVKGGSPYGAGTFAGDGSRCPTELELEQAFHQGKYFAVIAKKLKGSA